DNA from Lagenorhynchus albirostris chromosome 3, mLagAlb1.1, whole genome shotgun sequence:
TTTGGCCTCTGTTATTCCTGTCACACACACTTCTCCTATGtaatttttgaaatatctttttttttgtagccCTAAACTAATATAGCTAGAGGTCTTCTAGTCATTCTACTATCTCTAGGAGAAAAATAGCATGTTGAATTCTTCAAATTTTAGACAAGACTGACAGTCTTATGTGCATACAAGTACATACACAAGATGATAATACATTGTATCGGGCCTTTGCTAGATTTCCCTTAGCAACTGCTTCAGTTAATGGCCACTGTACAAACTGCTGAAGAAAAGAGACATTTATTCTTGCACTGGCACTTTTTGACTCCTTAGTGATAATTTTGTGGTTCTTTTGATCAAAGTGCTAGTTAAGGTAAAATTACCTTTAGATTATATGTATACCTTTAAAAGTTAACTAAGTCGGCTTTAAAATGTAATCATCTCTCACTGGCAGAAGAATAGGATGGAAACTTGCTTTTCATTGtatattcatttgtatctttcaagtattttctattcaaatagaaaatatataaaatttaaataatctctGATAAAACTTCAAAGTAAAAGCACATATCCTAGTAAAACATcacaaaattaatttgaaaacattattattaatgtgtaattaaaatgccattttaaaaagaatattaaaaggcaACAACTCTACAGGAAGCTtactataaatattaattgttttaaaccaaataaaacaacttCTGGGTCAGTCATCTCCAATAGGTGTATTTTAgtctaaaaatgaattaatttccaGTGATAACTATAGTTCTTATTTGATAATAGATATTGAAGATATTAACAATAAAGCTTAGagcataataagaaataaaattttatttttaacagagtAAATATATTCCAGAAATTTGAGTAATTTAATATGACACTAACCCCAAAATCTGATCATTTAATAATACTTTGTAAGACTTTAACCATACTTCATCCCACACTTCTTggcaattacttttaaaatatgaattcagAGATAAATTATTCCAAACTATAAAAAGCAAGTAGTAACTTTTTCCTAAGTAATCTAGCATGCAATATTACAAATCTGAGTGCAGTAACTGCCTAGGACTCTAAGCGCCGCTGTTCACCTACTTGGAGATAAATGCAACCAAAAACCGTCCGGATACTCTGGGCTCCCACCTCACAAAGACCCGCAGATCTCACAAACCAACTGCAGGACTGCAGCAAAATTCCGCCCCTAAATTTGGGAAACTCCAGCTTTCCATAAGATGATCTGCAAAGCAGCAACAAGGTAAAGAAGACATATATGCCCAGTGAAGATTCTGAGTGGATTCCTTAGTGAAAGAACAATGGCCACTCCAAAGAATTACCGAGGACGCGGCGATCTGGTACTGCTGTGCGCGCTCCTGGGCACGCTAGGGGAGATCGGGAGAGGACAGATCCACTACTCCGTGCCTGAAGAGAGCGACAAAGGATACTTCGTGGGGAACATCTCCAAGGACCTGGGGCTGGAGTCACAAGAGCTGGCGCAGCACGGAGTCCACATCGTCTCCAGAGGTAGGAGGCAGCTCTTTGCTTTGAACCCGGGAAGCGGCAGCTTAGTCACCGCGGGCAGGATAGACCGGGAGGAGCTCTGCGCTCAGAGCGCGCGGTGTCTTGTAAATATTAACATCCTGGTTGAGGATAAAGGGAAACTTTGgggaatagaaatagaaatcacTGATATCAACGATAATAATCCGAAGTTCCAGGTCGACAATGTGGAAGTAAAAATTAACGAAATTGCTTTGCCCGGAACACGTTATCCACTCCCAGGGGCTGTTGACCCCGATGTGGGCTTGAATTCCCTGCAGAGCTATCAGCTCAGCCCCAATCACCACTTCTCCCTGGACGTGCAAACTAGAGACGACGGAACTATAAGCCCAGAGCTGGTGCTGGAGAGCGCCCTGGACCGCGAGGAGGAGGCTGCTCACCGTCTGGTCCTCGTCGCCTCCGATGGAGGCGAACCGCGTCGCTCCAGCACAGTGCACATCCGAGTGACAGTGTTGGATACAAACGACAATGCCCCGGTTTTTGCTCAACCGATTTACCGAGTGAAAGTCCCAGAGAACGTGCCCCCGGGCACCCGGCTGCTTACTGTAAGCGCTAGCGACCCGGATGAGGGAACCAACGGAGAAGTGGCTTATAAATTCTGGAAAATTAGTGAAAAACAATCTCCGTTATTCCAGCTTAATGAAAATACTGGCGAAATATCAACAGCAAAGAGTTTAGATTATGAAGAATGTGCATTTTATGACATGGAAATACAGGCTGAAGATGTGGGGGCACTTCTGGGACGGACCAAAGTGCTCATTTCAGTGGAAGATGTCAATGACAATAGACCCGAAGTGACCATTACATCTTTGTTTAGCCCAGTCTTGGAAAATACTCTTCCTGGGACAGTAATTGCCTTCTTGAATGTGCATGACCGAGACTCTGGGAAGAATGGTCAAGTTGTCTGTTACACACGTGATAACTTACCTTTTCAATTAGAAAAATCAATAGATAATTATTATAGATTGGTGATATGGGAATATTTGGACCGAGAAAAGatctctatgtataatataacAGTGATGGCCTCAGATCTAGGAACCCCACCTCTATCTACTGAAATTCATGTTGCCGTGCACGTGGCAGACACCAACGACAATCCACCCATTTTCCCTCATGCCTCCTACTCAGCCGATATCCCGGAGAACAACCCCAGAGGCGCCTCCATCTTCTCTGTGACGGCCCATGACCCTGACAGTGGCAACAATGCCCAGGTCACTTACTCTCTGACAAAAGACACCATCATGGCGACGCCTCTCTCGTCTTATGTCTCCATCAACTCTGACACTGGCGTCCTATATGCGCTGCGCTCCTTTGACTATGAGCAGATCCAAGACTTGCAGCTACTGGTGACAGCCAGTGACAGTGGGGACCCTCCACTCAGCAGCAACGTGTCACTGAGCCTGTTCATCCTGGACCAGAACGACAACACACCTGAGATCCTGTACCCCGCCCTCCCCACCGACGGTTCCACGGGTGTGGAGCTGGCACCCCGCTCTGCAGAGCCCGGCTACCTGGTGACCAAGGTGGTGGCTGTGGACAGAGACTCAGGCCAGAACGCCTGGCTGTCCTACCGCCTGCTCAAGGCCAGCGAGCCGGGACTCTTCGCGGTGGGGCTGCACACGGGCGAGTTGCGCACAGCGCGGGCCCTGCTGGACAGAGACGCGCTCAAGCAGAGCCTGGTGGTGGCGGTCCAGGACCACGGCCAGCCCCCTCTCTCGGCCACCGTCACACTCACCGTGGCAGTGGCCAGCAGCATCCCAGAAGTCCTTGCCGACCTGGGTAGTATCAGGACCCCCACCAGCTCTGATGATTCAGACCTCACACTGTACTTGGTGGTGGCAGTGGCCGTTGTTTCCTGCATCTTCCTCGCCTTTGTCATTGTGCTGCTGGCTCTCAGACTGTGGCGGTGGCACAAGTCGAGTCTTCTCCAGGCTTCGGGCGTCGGGTTGGCAGGCCTGCCAGCCTCAGGCTTTGTGGGCATGGAGGGAGTACAGGCTTTCCTGAAGACCTATTCCCATGAGGTCTCCCTTACGTCTGATTCGCGGGGGAGTCACATGATCTTCCCGCATCCCAACTATGCGGACACGCTCATCAGCCAGGAGAGCTGTGAGAAAAAGGATTCCTTGTTAACATCCAGAGATTTTCATGAATGTAGGGATGAAGCTGCTTCTGTTCAGGTGAGTTCAGTTCTTTGTTTACGTTTATTTCTTAgaggaattatattttttatacatttaagttGTGTTTTGAAACATGCATTgtgaagaaagtttaaaaataatttttgaggtGTACCACAAAGTTCTGGGTTTGTGTTAGTGATACCATAAAATTGAGTTCTAATCAACATAATTGTTTTATCTGCTTTCCAAAGGCTTAGACAAGATTGTTTAAATATGAACTCTTGACCTCTTAAAGCCTtccatattttaccacaattatcACTTATTCACTTAAGAAATAGTTACCCAATCACATATGGTCAGTTCGTTTTATATAtaggaatatatgtgtgtgtgtatatatacacacatatatatgtatacatataagtTAAAACTTACAAAACATTACTGAGGCTTCTAAACCCTTGTATTAGCTTAGTAAAAGTAAAATACATCTCAGAATTTTTAGGATTCTTAGGATTGCAAAGAATCCTAAGAATTCTTCGCTAAAACTAAAACTAGGctcttgaaattttcttcactttaaacCTCTTTTCTGAGCCCTGCATCTGGATCACTACCGTTCAAAGCTTTAATACTTCttatatttcaaaacaaacatattttaaagggtGGTGGTAGATGAGACTGGTCCCTAACACACACACCACTGTTTTTGTGTGTCAGTGGTCACCCAGGACTCATACCAATGGAGACATAGAATCTGAAGCCTAAAATGGTCattgccccctgcccccatcaaATTTGCAATAACATGTCATTTTAAATTGTTGAAAATGacttttgtaaaatacagaaGAACGCGTTTCATTAGAATTCCAATGAGCTGTTTTGATTGTACAGCCATGTGAAATGTGTTGTGTTCTCATGGTTCGAGTTCGAGAGTGTTGGTTTTAAGAACAGAAGTTACATGTACACAAATtctaaacaaaccaatcaaaaatgattcaattaaaaatgattaaaattcaattaaaaatgattcCGTCTGGACTATATGACTTCCATATCCCTTGTTATAGCATTTAAATAAAACCTCTGATTTGTCATCAGATGAGAGTGGAAATCACAATGAATTATTCGTTAGTAATTAAAAGGACATTTCCCAGGGATTGTGCTATGTTCCTTCCAATTTTGCGTATACAATGGGTAGGAGTTAACTTCATATTTTCTGTAGTGTTTGGGTGTACAGTCACTTGAGGAGACAACTATTTTGTTGACACTTTGCAAATTTAAAAAGTGTGTGGAAAGTTGCCCCAATACTCTTGCTCAAAGCATTCACTaattgcaaatttttttaaacaaatggagTAAAATAATTAGAACAGGTGTCACTACATTCAGTGAATTTATGTAAATACATTTACCATGAGCTCAATTCCTCCAATTCTGAAGCCATTACTTTAGCATAACAGAAGTACATAGATAAGGAGCTAATGCATTCTATTAGAATATCCCTTTGTGACTTTGTATTGAAGGATAGACTAACATTTCAATACATTTTAAGGATGAATTTATATGTGATATTGGGTATGACATAAGCCAGTTAATTTTGAGATATGAAGTAGGAGGTACAGTTAATAATATCTTGGCTACATCATAgggacagttttttttaatgaataattctTGAGAtagaagagtaaaaagaaattattttgtaaagaGAGTGTTGAGATGATCAGAAGGAGATGTTTGAGGATTGGTACAAAATTACACAATTTTACAAAATGGTTTTCAACAGTATTGATTTCTCTAATATATGTGATATGAAATAGCATTGAGTATGTAGAAATGTTGGGGATAAACATAGGAATCAGTGAAAgaagcttaaaaattttttatatatcaCAGCTAATAAACAGAAGCGATTCGTGAAATTAGCAGACAATAAACTTTCTGAGGGCAAGACCTGTGTCTTATTCTTTGTTATATGTCCACTGACAAGGACAGTACTTAGCACAAAGCAAAAGTTCAATGTATGTTTGTAGAATGGTGAAATAAATGGACCAATATATGTAAGTTTGTATACAGGCCCAACAtgatatttctaataatttggaaacaagagaaaagatACCTTAAGGAAGTCTTGATAATTTAaggtattaaatatattaacat
Protein-coding regions in this window:
- the LOC132517152 gene encoding protocadherin gamma-A8 isoform X11, which produces MATPKNYRGRGDLVLLCALLGTLGEIGRGQIHYSVPEESDKGYFVGNISKDLGLESQELAQHGVHIVSRGRRQLFALNPGSGSLVTAGRIDREELCAQSARCLVNINILVEDKGKLWGIEIEITDINDNNPKFQVDNVEVKINEIALPGTRYPLPGAVDPDVGLNSLQSYQLSPNHHFSLDVQTRDDGTISPELVLESALDREEEAAHRLVLVASDGGEPRRSSTVHIRVTVLDTNDNAPVFAQPIYRVKVPENVPPGTRLLTVSASDPDEGTNGEVAYKFWKISEKQSPLFQLNENTGEISTAKSLDYEECAFYDMEIQAEDVGALLGRTKVLISVEDVNDNRPEVTITSLFSPVLENTLPGTVIAFLNVHDRDSGKNGQVVCYTRDNLPFQLEKSIDNYYRLVIWEYLDREKISMYNITVMASDLGTPPLSTEIHVAVHVADTNDNPPIFPHASYSADIPENNPRGASIFSVTAHDPDSGNNAQVTYSLTKDTIMATPLSSYVSINSDTGVLYALRSFDYEQIQDLQLLVTASDSGDPPLSSNVSLSLFILDQNDNTPEILYPALPTDGSTGVELAPRSAEPGYLVTKVVAVDRDSGQNAWLSYRLLKASEPGLFAVGLHTGELRTARALLDRDALKQSLVVAVQDHGQPPLSATVTLTVAVASSIPEVLADLGSIRTPTSSDDSDLTLYLVVAVAVVSCIFLAFVIVLLALRLWRWHKSSLLQASGVGLAGLPASGFVGMEGVQAFLKTYSHEVSLTSDSRGSHMIFPHPNYADTLISQESCEKKDSLLTSRDFHECRDEAASVQQAPPNTDWRFSQAQRPGTSGSQNGDETGTWPNNQFDTEMLQAMILASASEAADGSSTLGGSAGTMGLSARYGPQFTLQHVPDYRQNVYIPGSNATLTNAAGKRDGKAPAGGNGNKKKSGKKEKK